From Patagioenas fasciata isolate bPatFas1 chromosome 15, bPatFas1.hap1, whole genome shotgun sequence, a single genomic window includes:
- the SRL gene encoding sarcalumenin isoform X2: protein MKGLNLLCCCVASLLLLSTAERHSPGTDHVGGAAESPLPAAEPKLEEKAADGSPEEEKDGSPINTSLPSVTKDGHGKGEEEPMGGLSRDLGPGDGQPEETIMEKGQERHGVPQGPGDDTTLGVPEAAHNEENHLRGPHDGFRAQEDEKPSTKERASEDQGQPGQEKIDGTRAVSAPKKEEEGAEQSSEEDDKQGESEEDEQDESEEDGGEEESEEEGESEEEKESEEDGARPAGPEDRDKGNDKEVIGASGNKGSGEPAAVSKREARDGPVSCHHPPCRDAAEDPPAAVENPPAAENPPAAEENPPAAEDPPAVVENPPAAEDPPAVVENPPAAEDPPAVVENPPAAEDPPAVVKNPPAAVEDNPLAAEDLPAVVENPQMVEDPPAAELSADKPSLAEMESTPGHSTQPAATKPSRGQIEVEDTSEPTKRDRSHLENTLKLNEDKPADDFSGVLQRLRKIYHSSIKPLEQSYRYNELRQHEITAYPGRTLGSSATDGEITSKPMVLFLGPWSVGKSSMINYLLGLDDTPYQLYTGAEPTTSEFTVIMHGPKLKTIEGIVMAADSARSFSPLEKFGQNFLEKLIGIEVPHKLLERVTFVDTPGIIENRKQQERGYPFNDVCQWFIDRADLIFVVFDPTKLDVGLELEMLFRQLKGRESQIRIILNKADSLATQELMRVYGALFWSLAPLINVTEPPRVYVSSFWPHEYHPDTHKDLFLKEEISLLEDLNQVIENRMENKIAFIRQHAIRVRIHALLVDRYLQTYKDKMTFFSDGELVFRDIVEDPDKFFIFKSILAKTNVSKFDLPNREAYKDFFGINPITSFKLLSQQCSYMGGCFLEKIEKAITRELPDLLGSIGLGKKPNVLSCDITGCGETPKNRYRKP from the exons ATGAAGGGCCTcaacctgctctgctgctgcgtGGCCTCGCTCCTGCTCCTCAGCACTGCAG AGCGGCACAGCCCCGGCACGGACCATGTCGGCGGTGCTGCCGAAAGCCCCTTGCCGGCTGCAgagcccaagctggaggagaaggcaGCTGATGGCAGCCCTGAGGAGGAAAAAGATGGCAGCCCCATCAACACCTCCTTGCCCAGCGTCACCAAAGATGGACATGGCAAGGGGGAGGAAGAGCCCATGGGTGGCCTGAGCAGGGACTTGGGGCCAGGGGATGGCCAGCCAGAGGAGACCATCATGGAGAAGGGCCAGGAGAGGCATGGAGTGCCACAGGGCCCAGGTGATGACACCAccttgggtgtccctgaggcAGCACATAATGAAGAGAACCACCTGCGTGGGCCACATGATGGCTTCCGTGCCCAGGAGGATGAGAAACCCAGCACCAAGGAAAGAGCCTCTGAGGACCAGGGGCAGCCTGGGCAAGAGAAAATAGATGGGACAAGAGCAGTGTCTGCTccaaagaaggaagaggaaggagctgAACAAAGCTCAGAGGAAGATGACAAGCAGGGGGAGTCTGAGGAAGATGAACAAGATGAGTCTGAGGAAGATGGAggtgaggaagagtccgaggagGAAGGTGAGTCTGAGGAAGAGAAAGAATCTGAGGAAGATGGTGCTAGGCCAGCAGGGCCAGAGGACAGAGATAAAGGGAATGACAAGGAAGTGATCGGTGCTTCTGGCAATAAGGGCAGTGGTGAACCAGCAGCTGTCAGCAAGAGAGAAGCCAGGGATGGCCCTGTCAGCTGCCATCACCCACCCTGTAGGGATGCAGCAGAAGATCCACCAGCAGCAGTGGAAAACCCACCAGCGGCAGAAAACCCACCGGCAGCAGAGGAAAACCCACCAGCAGCAGAAGATCCACCGGCAGTGGTGGAAAACCCACCGGCAGCAGAAGATCCACCGGCAGTTGTGGAAAACCCACCGGCAGCAGAAGATCCACCGGCAGTTGTGGAAAACCCACCGGCAGCAGAAGACCCACCAGCAGTGGTGAAAAACCCACCGGCAGCAGTGGAAGACAACCCACTGGCAGCAGAAGACCTGCCAGCAGTAGTGGAAAACCCACAAATGGTGGAAGACCCACCAGCAGCAGAACTCTCTGCAGACAAGCCATCGTTGGCAGAAATGGAGAGCACACCTGGCCACAGCACCCAGCCTGCTGCCACCAAGCCCTCGCGTGGCCAGATAG AGGTTGAAGATACCAGCGAGCCAACCAAGCGTGACCGGTCCCACTTGGAGAACACTCTCAAGCTGAACGAGGACAAGCCCGCCGATGATTTCTCAG GTGTACTGCAGCGGCTGAGGAAGATCTACCACTCCTCCATCAAGCCCCTGGAGCAGTCCTACAGATACAACGAGCTGAGGCAGCACGAGATCACAG CTTACCCCGGACGCACCCTGGGCTCCTCCGCCACAG ATGGGGAGATCACTTCCAAGCCAATGGTGCTATTCCTGGGACCATGGAGCGTCGGCAAATCCTCCATGATAAACTACCTCCTCGGGCTGGATGACACTCCCTACCAGCTCTACACAG GGGCAGAACCCACCACCTCCGAATTCACTGTCATCATGCACGGCCCCAAGCTGAAGACCATTGAGGGCATCGTGATGGCTGCCGACAGTGCCCGCTCCTTCTCACCTCTGGAGAAGTTTGGGCAGAACTTCTTGGAGAAGTTGATAGGGATCGAGGTGCCCCACAAACTGCTGGAGCGAGTCACCTTCGTGGACACTCCGGGAATCATTGAAAACCGCAAGCAGCAAGAACGAG GTTACCCATTCAACGATGTGTGCCAGTGGTTCATTGACAGAGCTGATctcatctttgttgtctttgacccTACAAAACTAGACGTGGGCTTAGAGTTGGAGATGCTGTTTCGCCAGCTGAAGGGTCGTGAGTCTCAGATTCGAATAATCTTGAACAAAGCTGACAGTCTGGCTACCCAGGAGCTCATGAGGGTCTACGGTGCCTTATTCTGGAGCCTGGCTCCTCTCATTAACGTCACAGAGCCACCCAGGGTGTACGTTAGCTCTTTCTGGCCCCACGAGTACCATCCGGATACCCACAAAGACCTGTTCCTCAAAGAAGAGATATCACTCCTGGAAGATCTCAACCAGGTGATTGAGAACAGGATGGAAAATAAGATTGCCTTCATTCGCCAGCACGCCATCCGGGTGCGCATCCACGCCCTTTTGGTCGATCGCTATCTACAGACCTACAAGGACAAAATGACCTTCTTTAGCGATGGAGAACTGGTGTTCAGGGACATTGTGGAAGATCCTGACAAGTTCTTTATCTTTAAGTCCATTTTGGCAAAGACCAATGTCAGCAAATTTGATCTCCCCAACCGTGAGGCTTACAAGGACTTCTTTGGAATCAACCCCATCACCAGTTTTAAGCTGCTGTCTCAGCAGTGTTCCTACATGGGAGGGTGTTTCCTAGAGAAGATCGAGAAGGCCATCACACGTGAGCTTCCCGATCTCTTGGGAAGCATCGGCTTGGGGAAGAAGCCCAATGTTCTCTCCTGCGACATCACTGGCTGTGGTGAAACCCCAAAGAATCGCTACAGGAAACCCTAA
- the SRL gene encoding sarcalumenin isoform X4 produces MKGLNLLCCCVASLLLLSTAEEVEDTSEPTKRDRSHLENTLKLNEDKPADDFSGVLQRLRKIYHSSIKPLEQSYRYNELRQHEITAYPGRTLGSSATDGEITSKPMVLFLGPWSVGKSSMINYLLGLDDTPYQLYTGAEPTTSEFTVIMHGPKLKTIEGIVMAADSARSFSPLEKFGQNFLEKLIGIEVPHKLLERVTFVDTPGIIENRKQQERGYPFNDVCQWFIDRADLIFVVFDPTKLDVGLELEMLFRQLKGRESQIRIILNKADSLATQELMRVYGALFWSLAPLINVTEPPRVYVSSFWPHEYHPDTHKDLFLKEEISLLEDLNQVIENRMENKIAFIRQHAIRVRIHALLVDRYLQTYKDKMTFFSDGELVFRDIVEDPDKFFIFKSILAKTNVSKFDLPNREAYKDFFGINPITSFKLLSQQCSYMGGCFLEKIEKAITRELPDLLGSIGLGKKPNVLSCDITGCGETPKNRYRKP; encoded by the exons ATGAAGGGCCTcaacctgctctgctgctgcgtGGCCTCGCTCCTGCTCCTCAGCACTGCAG AAGAGGTTGAAGATACCAGCGAGCCAACCAAGCGTGACCGGTCCCACTTGGAGAACACTCTCAAGCTGAACGAGGACAAGCCCGCCGATGATTTCTCAG GTGTACTGCAGCGGCTGAGGAAGATCTACCACTCCTCCATCAAGCCCCTGGAGCAGTCCTACAGATACAACGAGCTGAGGCAGCACGAGATCACAG CTTACCCCGGACGCACCCTGGGCTCCTCCGCCACAG ATGGGGAGATCACTTCCAAGCCAATGGTGCTATTCCTGGGACCATGGAGCGTCGGCAAATCCTCCATGATAAACTACCTCCTCGGGCTGGATGACACTCCCTACCAGCTCTACACAG GGGCAGAACCCACCACCTCCGAATTCACTGTCATCATGCACGGCCCCAAGCTGAAGACCATTGAGGGCATCGTGATGGCTGCCGACAGTGCCCGCTCCTTCTCACCTCTGGAGAAGTTTGGGCAGAACTTCTTGGAGAAGTTGATAGGGATCGAGGTGCCCCACAAACTGCTGGAGCGAGTCACCTTCGTGGACACTCCGGGAATCATTGAAAACCGCAAGCAGCAAGAACGAG GTTACCCATTCAACGATGTGTGCCAGTGGTTCATTGACAGAGCTGATctcatctttgttgtctttgacccTACAAAACTAGACGTGGGCTTAGAGTTGGAGATGCTGTTTCGCCAGCTGAAGGGTCGTGAGTCTCAGATTCGAATAATCTTGAACAAAGCTGACAGTCTGGCTACCCAGGAGCTCATGAGGGTCTACGGTGCCTTATTCTGGAGCCTGGCTCCTCTCATTAACGTCACAGAGCCACCCAGGGTGTACGTTAGCTCTTTCTGGCCCCACGAGTACCATCCGGATACCCACAAAGACCTGTTCCTCAAAGAAGAGATATCACTCCTGGAAGATCTCAACCAGGTGATTGAGAACAGGATGGAAAATAAGATTGCCTTCATTCGCCAGCACGCCATCCGGGTGCGCATCCACGCCCTTTTGGTCGATCGCTATCTACAGACCTACAAGGACAAAATGACCTTCTTTAGCGATGGAGAACTGGTGTTCAGGGACATTGTGGAAGATCCTGACAAGTTCTTTATCTTTAAGTCCATTTTGGCAAAGACCAATGTCAGCAAATTTGATCTCCCCAACCGTGAGGCTTACAAGGACTTCTTTGGAATCAACCCCATCACCAGTTTTAAGCTGCTGTCTCAGCAGTGTTCCTACATGGGAGGGTGTTTCCTAGAGAAGATCGAGAAGGCCATCACACGTGAGCTTCCCGATCTCTTGGGAAGCATCGGCTTGGGGAAGAAGCCCAATGTTCTCTCCTGCGACATCACTGGCTGTGGTGAAACCCCAAAGAATCGCTACAGGAAACCCTAA
- the SRL gene encoding sarcalumenin isoform X3 encodes MKGLNLLCCCVASLLLLSTAERHSPGTDHVGGAAESPLPAAEPKLEEKAADGSPEEEKDGSPINTSLPSVTKDGHGKGEEEPMGGLSRDLGPGDGQPEETIMEKGQERHGVPQGPGDDTTLGVPEAAHNEENHLRGPHDGFRAQEDEKPSTKERASEDQGQPGQEKIDGTRAVSAPKKEEEGAEQSSEEDDKQGESEEDEQDESEEDGGEEESEEEGESEEEKESEEDGARPAGPEDRDKGNDKEVIGASGNKGSGEPAAVSKREARDGPVSCHHPPCRDAAEDPPAAVENPPAAENPPAAEENPPAAEDPPAVVENPPAAEDPPAVVENPPAAEDPPAVVENPPAAEDPPAVVKNPPAAVEDNPLAAEDLPAVVENPQMVEDPPAAELSADKPSLAEMESTPGHSTQPAATKPSRGQIEEVEDTSEPTKRDRSHLENTLKLNEDKPADDFSGVLQRLRKIYHSSIKPLEQSYRYNELRQHEITDGEITSKPMVLFLGPWSVGKSSMINYLLGLDDTPYQLYTGAEPTTSEFTVIMHGPKLKTIEGIVMAADSARSFSPLEKFGQNFLEKLIGIEVPHKLLERVTFVDTPGIIENRKQQERGYPFNDVCQWFIDRADLIFVVFDPTKLDVGLELEMLFRQLKGRESQIRIILNKADSLATQELMRVYGALFWSLAPLINVTEPPRVYVSSFWPHEYHPDTHKDLFLKEEISLLEDLNQVIENRMENKIAFIRQHAIRVRIHALLVDRYLQTYKDKMTFFSDGELVFRDIVEDPDKFFIFKSILAKTNVSKFDLPNREAYKDFFGINPITSFKLLSQQCSYMGGCFLEKIEKAITRELPDLLGSIGLGKKPNVLSCDITGCGETPKNRYRKP; translated from the exons ATGAAGGGCCTcaacctgctctgctgctgcgtGGCCTCGCTCCTGCTCCTCAGCACTGCAG AGCGGCACAGCCCCGGCACGGACCATGTCGGCGGTGCTGCCGAAAGCCCCTTGCCGGCTGCAgagcccaagctggaggagaaggcaGCTGATGGCAGCCCTGAGGAGGAAAAAGATGGCAGCCCCATCAACACCTCCTTGCCCAGCGTCACCAAAGATGGACATGGCAAGGGGGAGGAAGAGCCCATGGGTGGCCTGAGCAGGGACTTGGGGCCAGGGGATGGCCAGCCAGAGGAGACCATCATGGAGAAGGGCCAGGAGAGGCATGGAGTGCCACAGGGCCCAGGTGATGACACCAccttgggtgtccctgaggcAGCACATAATGAAGAGAACCACCTGCGTGGGCCACATGATGGCTTCCGTGCCCAGGAGGATGAGAAACCCAGCACCAAGGAAAGAGCCTCTGAGGACCAGGGGCAGCCTGGGCAAGAGAAAATAGATGGGACAAGAGCAGTGTCTGCTccaaagaaggaagaggaaggagctgAACAAAGCTCAGAGGAAGATGACAAGCAGGGGGAGTCTGAGGAAGATGAACAAGATGAGTCTGAGGAAGATGGAggtgaggaagagtccgaggagGAAGGTGAGTCTGAGGAAGAGAAAGAATCTGAGGAAGATGGTGCTAGGCCAGCAGGGCCAGAGGACAGAGATAAAGGGAATGACAAGGAAGTGATCGGTGCTTCTGGCAATAAGGGCAGTGGTGAACCAGCAGCTGTCAGCAAGAGAGAAGCCAGGGATGGCCCTGTCAGCTGCCATCACCCACCCTGTAGGGATGCAGCAGAAGATCCACCAGCAGCAGTGGAAAACCCACCAGCGGCAGAAAACCCACCGGCAGCAGAGGAAAACCCACCAGCAGCAGAAGATCCACCGGCAGTGGTGGAAAACCCACCGGCAGCAGAAGATCCACCGGCAGTTGTGGAAAACCCACCGGCAGCAGAAGATCCACCGGCAGTTGTGGAAAACCCACCGGCAGCAGAAGACCCACCAGCAGTGGTGAAAAACCCACCGGCAGCAGTGGAAGACAACCCACTGGCAGCAGAAGACCTGCCAGCAGTAGTGGAAAACCCACAAATGGTGGAAGACCCACCAGCAGCAGAACTCTCTGCAGACAAGCCATCGTTGGCAGAAATGGAGAGCACACCTGGCCACAGCACCCAGCCTGCTGCCACCAAGCCCTCGCGTGGCCAGATAG AAGAGGTTGAAGATACCAGCGAGCCAACCAAGCGTGACCGGTCCCACTTGGAGAACACTCTCAAGCTGAACGAGGACAAGCCCGCCGATGATTTCTCAG GTGTACTGCAGCGGCTGAGGAAGATCTACCACTCCTCCATCAAGCCCCTGGAGCAGTCCTACAGATACAACGAGCTGAGGCAGCACGAGATCACAG ATGGGGAGATCACTTCCAAGCCAATGGTGCTATTCCTGGGACCATGGAGCGTCGGCAAATCCTCCATGATAAACTACCTCCTCGGGCTGGATGACACTCCCTACCAGCTCTACACAG GGGCAGAACCCACCACCTCCGAATTCACTGTCATCATGCACGGCCCCAAGCTGAAGACCATTGAGGGCATCGTGATGGCTGCCGACAGTGCCCGCTCCTTCTCACCTCTGGAGAAGTTTGGGCAGAACTTCTTGGAGAAGTTGATAGGGATCGAGGTGCCCCACAAACTGCTGGAGCGAGTCACCTTCGTGGACACTCCGGGAATCATTGAAAACCGCAAGCAGCAAGAACGAG GTTACCCATTCAACGATGTGTGCCAGTGGTTCATTGACAGAGCTGATctcatctttgttgtctttgacccTACAAAACTAGACGTGGGCTTAGAGTTGGAGATGCTGTTTCGCCAGCTGAAGGGTCGTGAGTCTCAGATTCGAATAATCTTGAACAAAGCTGACAGTCTGGCTACCCAGGAGCTCATGAGGGTCTACGGTGCCTTATTCTGGAGCCTGGCTCCTCTCATTAACGTCACAGAGCCACCCAGGGTGTACGTTAGCTCTTTCTGGCCCCACGAGTACCATCCGGATACCCACAAAGACCTGTTCCTCAAAGAAGAGATATCACTCCTGGAAGATCTCAACCAGGTGATTGAGAACAGGATGGAAAATAAGATTGCCTTCATTCGCCAGCACGCCATCCGGGTGCGCATCCACGCCCTTTTGGTCGATCGCTATCTACAGACCTACAAGGACAAAATGACCTTCTTTAGCGATGGAGAACTGGTGTTCAGGGACATTGTGGAAGATCCTGACAAGTTCTTTATCTTTAAGTCCATTTTGGCAAAGACCAATGTCAGCAAATTTGATCTCCCCAACCGTGAGGCTTACAAGGACTTCTTTGGAATCAACCCCATCACCAGTTTTAAGCTGCTGTCTCAGCAGTGTTCCTACATGGGAGGGTGTTTCCTAGAGAAGATCGAGAAGGCCATCACACGTGAGCTTCCCGATCTCTTGGGAAGCATCGGCTTGGGGAAGAAGCCCAATGTTCTCTCCTGCGACATCACTGGCTGTGGTGAAACCCCAAAGAATCGCTACAGGAAACCCTAA
- the SRL gene encoding sarcalumenin isoform X1, which translates to MKGLNLLCCCVASLLLLSTAERHSPGTDHVGGAAESPLPAAEPKLEEKAADGSPEEEKDGSPINTSLPSVTKDGHGKGEEEPMGGLSRDLGPGDGQPEETIMEKGQERHGVPQGPGDDTTLGVPEAAHNEENHLRGPHDGFRAQEDEKPSTKERASEDQGQPGQEKIDGTRAVSAPKKEEEGAEQSSEEDDKQGESEEDEQDESEEDGGEEESEEEGESEEEKESEEDGARPAGPEDRDKGNDKEVIGASGNKGSGEPAAVSKREARDGPVSCHHPPCRDAAEDPPAAVENPPAAENPPAAEENPPAAEDPPAVVENPPAAEDPPAVVENPPAAEDPPAVVENPPAAEDPPAVVKNPPAAVEDNPLAAEDLPAVVENPQMVEDPPAAELSADKPSLAEMESTPGHSTQPAATKPSRGQIEEVEDTSEPTKRDRSHLENTLKLNEDKPADDFSGVLQRLRKIYHSSIKPLEQSYRYNELRQHEITAYPGRTLGSSATDGEITSKPMVLFLGPWSVGKSSMINYLLGLDDTPYQLYTGAEPTTSEFTVIMHGPKLKTIEGIVMAADSARSFSPLEKFGQNFLEKLIGIEVPHKLLERVTFVDTPGIIENRKQQERGYPFNDVCQWFIDRADLIFVVFDPTKLDVGLELEMLFRQLKGRESQIRIILNKADSLATQELMRVYGALFWSLAPLINVTEPPRVYVSSFWPHEYHPDTHKDLFLKEEISLLEDLNQVIENRMENKIAFIRQHAIRVRIHALLVDRYLQTYKDKMTFFSDGELVFRDIVEDPDKFFIFKSILAKTNVSKFDLPNREAYKDFFGINPITSFKLLSQQCSYMGGCFLEKIEKAITRELPDLLGSIGLGKKPNVLSCDITGCGETPKNRYRKP; encoded by the exons ATGAAGGGCCTcaacctgctctgctgctgcgtGGCCTCGCTCCTGCTCCTCAGCACTGCAG AGCGGCACAGCCCCGGCACGGACCATGTCGGCGGTGCTGCCGAAAGCCCCTTGCCGGCTGCAgagcccaagctggaggagaaggcaGCTGATGGCAGCCCTGAGGAGGAAAAAGATGGCAGCCCCATCAACACCTCCTTGCCCAGCGTCACCAAAGATGGACATGGCAAGGGGGAGGAAGAGCCCATGGGTGGCCTGAGCAGGGACTTGGGGCCAGGGGATGGCCAGCCAGAGGAGACCATCATGGAGAAGGGCCAGGAGAGGCATGGAGTGCCACAGGGCCCAGGTGATGACACCAccttgggtgtccctgaggcAGCACATAATGAAGAGAACCACCTGCGTGGGCCACATGATGGCTTCCGTGCCCAGGAGGATGAGAAACCCAGCACCAAGGAAAGAGCCTCTGAGGACCAGGGGCAGCCTGGGCAAGAGAAAATAGATGGGACAAGAGCAGTGTCTGCTccaaagaaggaagaggaaggagctgAACAAAGCTCAGAGGAAGATGACAAGCAGGGGGAGTCTGAGGAAGATGAACAAGATGAGTCTGAGGAAGATGGAggtgaggaagagtccgaggagGAAGGTGAGTCTGAGGAAGAGAAAGAATCTGAGGAAGATGGTGCTAGGCCAGCAGGGCCAGAGGACAGAGATAAAGGGAATGACAAGGAAGTGATCGGTGCTTCTGGCAATAAGGGCAGTGGTGAACCAGCAGCTGTCAGCAAGAGAGAAGCCAGGGATGGCCCTGTCAGCTGCCATCACCCACCCTGTAGGGATGCAGCAGAAGATCCACCAGCAGCAGTGGAAAACCCACCAGCGGCAGAAAACCCACCGGCAGCAGAGGAAAACCCACCAGCAGCAGAAGATCCACCGGCAGTGGTGGAAAACCCACCGGCAGCAGAAGATCCACCGGCAGTTGTGGAAAACCCACCGGCAGCAGAAGATCCACCGGCAGTTGTGGAAAACCCACCGGCAGCAGAAGACCCACCAGCAGTGGTGAAAAACCCACCGGCAGCAGTGGAAGACAACCCACTGGCAGCAGAAGACCTGCCAGCAGTAGTGGAAAACCCACAAATGGTGGAAGACCCACCAGCAGCAGAACTCTCTGCAGACAAGCCATCGTTGGCAGAAATGGAGAGCACACCTGGCCACAGCACCCAGCCTGCTGCCACCAAGCCCTCGCGTGGCCAGATAG AAGAGGTTGAAGATACCAGCGAGCCAACCAAGCGTGACCGGTCCCACTTGGAGAACACTCTCAAGCTGAACGAGGACAAGCCCGCCGATGATTTCTCAG GTGTACTGCAGCGGCTGAGGAAGATCTACCACTCCTCCATCAAGCCCCTGGAGCAGTCCTACAGATACAACGAGCTGAGGCAGCACGAGATCACAG CTTACCCCGGACGCACCCTGGGCTCCTCCGCCACAG ATGGGGAGATCACTTCCAAGCCAATGGTGCTATTCCTGGGACCATGGAGCGTCGGCAAATCCTCCATGATAAACTACCTCCTCGGGCTGGATGACACTCCCTACCAGCTCTACACAG GGGCAGAACCCACCACCTCCGAATTCACTGTCATCATGCACGGCCCCAAGCTGAAGACCATTGAGGGCATCGTGATGGCTGCCGACAGTGCCCGCTCCTTCTCACCTCTGGAGAAGTTTGGGCAGAACTTCTTGGAGAAGTTGATAGGGATCGAGGTGCCCCACAAACTGCTGGAGCGAGTCACCTTCGTGGACACTCCGGGAATCATTGAAAACCGCAAGCAGCAAGAACGAG GTTACCCATTCAACGATGTGTGCCAGTGGTTCATTGACAGAGCTGATctcatctttgttgtctttgacccTACAAAACTAGACGTGGGCTTAGAGTTGGAGATGCTGTTTCGCCAGCTGAAGGGTCGTGAGTCTCAGATTCGAATAATCTTGAACAAAGCTGACAGTCTGGCTACCCAGGAGCTCATGAGGGTCTACGGTGCCTTATTCTGGAGCCTGGCTCCTCTCATTAACGTCACAGAGCCACCCAGGGTGTACGTTAGCTCTTTCTGGCCCCACGAGTACCATCCGGATACCCACAAAGACCTGTTCCTCAAAGAAGAGATATCACTCCTGGAAGATCTCAACCAGGTGATTGAGAACAGGATGGAAAATAAGATTGCCTTCATTCGCCAGCACGCCATCCGGGTGCGCATCCACGCCCTTTTGGTCGATCGCTATCTACAGACCTACAAGGACAAAATGACCTTCTTTAGCGATGGAGAACTGGTGTTCAGGGACATTGTGGAAGATCCTGACAAGTTCTTTATCTTTAAGTCCATTTTGGCAAAGACCAATGTCAGCAAATTTGATCTCCCCAACCGTGAGGCTTACAAGGACTTCTTTGGAATCAACCCCATCACCAGTTTTAAGCTGCTGTCTCAGCAGTGTTCCTACATGGGAGGGTGTTTCCTAGAGAAGATCGAGAAGGCCATCACACGTGAGCTTCCCGATCTCTTGGGAAGCATCGGCTTGGGGAAGAAGCCCAATGTTCTCTCCTGCGACATCACTGGCTGTGGTGAAACCCCAAAGAATCGCTACAGGAAACCCTAA
- the SRL gene encoding sarcalumenin isoform X5, producing MKGLNLLCCCVASLLLLSTAEVEDTSEPTKRDRSHLENTLKLNEDKPADDFSGVLQRLRKIYHSSIKPLEQSYRYNELRQHEITAYPGRTLGSSATDGEITSKPMVLFLGPWSVGKSSMINYLLGLDDTPYQLYTGAEPTTSEFTVIMHGPKLKTIEGIVMAADSARSFSPLEKFGQNFLEKLIGIEVPHKLLERVTFVDTPGIIENRKQQERGYPFNDVCQWFIDRADLIFVVFDPTKLDVGLELEMLFRQLKGRESQIRIILNKADSLATQELMRVYGALFWSLAPLINVTEPPRVYVSSFWPHEYHPDTHKDLFLKEEISLLEDLNQVIENRMENKIAFIRQHAIRVRIHALLVDRYLQTYKDKMTFFSDGELVFRDIVEDPDKFFIFKSILAKTNVSKFDLPNREAYKDFFGINPITSFKLLSQQCSYMGGCFLEKIEKAITRELPDLLGSIGLGKKPNVLSCDITGCGETPKNRYRKP from the exons ATGAAGGGCCTcaacctgctctgctgctgcgtGGCCTCGCTCCTGCTCCTCAGCACTGCAG AGGTTGAAGATACCAGCGAGCCAACCAAGCGTGACCGGTCCCACTTGGAGAACACTCTCAAGCTGAACGAGGACAAGCCCGCCGATGATTTCTCAG GTGTACTGCAGCGGCTGAGGAAGATCTACCACTCCTCCATCAAGCCCCTGGAGCAGTCCTACAGATACAACGAGCTGAGGCAGCACGAGATCACAG CTTACCCCGGACGCACCCTGGGCTCCTCCGCCACAG ATGGGGAGATCACTTCCAAGCCAATGGTGCTATTCCTGGGACCATGGAGCGTCGGCAAATCCTCCATGATAAACTACCTCCTCGGGCTGGATGACACTCCCTACCAGCTCTACACAG GGGCAGAACCCACCACCTCCGAATTCACTGTCATCATGCACGGCCCCAAGCTGAAGACCATTGAGGGCATCGTGATGGCTGCCGACAGTGCCCGCTCCTTCTCACCTCTGGAGAAGTTTGGGCAGAACTTCTTGGAGAAGTTGATAGGGATCGAGGTGCCCCACAAACTGCTGGAGCGAGTCACCTTCGTGGACACTCCGGGAATCATTGAAAACCGCAAGCAGCAAGAACGAG GTTACCCATTCAACGATGTGTGCCAGTGGTTCATTGACAGAGCTGATctcatctttgttgtctttgacccTACAAAACTAGACGTGGGCTTAGAGTTGGAGATGCTGTTTCGCCAGCTGAAGGGTCGTGAGTCTCAGATTCGAATAATCTTGAACAAAGCTGACAGTCTGGCTACCCAGGAGCTCATGAGGGTCTACGGTGCCTTATTCTGGAGCCTGGCTCCTCTCATTAACGTCACAGAGCCACCCAGGGTGTACGTTAGCTCTTTCTGGCCCCACGAGTACCATCCGGATACCCACAAAGACCTGTTCCTCAAAGAAGAGATATCACTCCTGGAAGATCTCAACCAGGTGATTGAGAACAGGATGGAAAATAAGATTGCCTTCATTCGCCAGCACGCCATCCGGGTGCGCATCCACGCCCTTTTGGTCGATCGCTATCTACAGACCTACAAGGACAAAATGACCTTCTTTAGCGATGGAGAACTGGTGTTCAGGGACATTGTGGAAGATCCTGACAAGTTCTTTATCTTTAAGTCCATTTTGGCAAAGACCAATGTCAGCAAATTTGATCTCCCCAACCGTGAGGCTTACAAGGACTTCTTTGGAATCAACCCCATCACCAGTTTTAAGCTGCTGTCTCAGCAGTGTTCCTACATGGGAGGGTGTTTCCTAGAGAAGATCGAGAAGGCCATCACACGTGAGCTTCCCGATCTCTTGGGAAGCATCGGCTTGGGGAAGAAGCCCAATGTTCTCTCCTGCGACATCACTGGCTGTGGTGAAACCCCAAAGAATCGCTACAGGAAACCCTAA